CCGATACTGCCGAGCAATGCCGCACCAAGTACCGGCCATGGTGTCAGATTTTCAATTCCTAACGGCTTTGCGTAAATACAACATACAAATGCCACACTGAACAAAATCTCATAAAAATTTAATTTACGGATGCCATTGATAAACATCCAGATAAAAAATACCGTTAACACGATGCCAAATATGCTGACCTCCGGCAGTGCGTAAATTCTGCTGACTACTAAATAAACTGCTGCAAGGATAAAAAATAATCCCCAAAAGATTTTTCCATTTCTTCTCATTGATGTAACCTCTTTTCTTCTAATTTACTGACTAATGGTTTGTAATAATACCTTGATACAAAAACTTGCTTGTGACATCCACCAAACGCTACAACGCTTGCTGCAGTCAGATTCCGGTGGATGGAATAAATGTGGTTGGTATTCAAAATGGTCGATTTTGACACCCTCATGAAACAACCCGGAAGAATTTCTTCTAACTCATACAATTTGTACTTTGTCCGGTAAATGTCATCCTTCGTGTGTGCGTGGATTTCGCCTCCCTCTGTCTCAAAAAAGAGAATCGAATCCAACGGTAAATAATACTCCGTCGTGTCCTTGTAAAAACAAAACCGCTCCTTGGTACTGATGATGTCGCTAATCGCTCTTTGAATGGAACCAATCTGCTCTGTCAGGCTCTGACATCGGATGACTACTTCATCTTCGGTCAATGCCTCGTCAATTTCAATTTTGATTTTCATGCTTTCACTCCTCTGTCGCATTGGGTTCCTTCCTCATTGCTTGATTTTAGTATAGAGAATGTGCTTTTAAATGTAAATAGATTTCCGGTAAGTGGTAAGTTTGAGCGGGTAAGTGGTAAAAAAACTCCCTTCCAGGGAACCAGGGCTTTACCTGATCTCCTGAAAGGGAGTCTGTACTTCTATCTTTGTCTGCTCAAATATCTCTATTTATTTAAGTTTTTTAATACTTCCACCGCTTTTTCTAAATATGGATTCTCCATCTCGAAGAATTTACCTGCATCCGCACTTTCTGCGTATTTAGGGTCTAATGGCATTTTGCCTAATACCGGAAGTCCTAATTCATCCGCGACATCATCTACATGACTTTCTCCAAAGAGTTTAATCTCTTTTCCACAGTCTGGACATTTTAAATAGCTGAAGTTCTCCACAACGCCAAGTACCGGAACATGCATCATCTCAGCCATGTTGTAAGCCTTCTTGACAATCATCTGAACCAGTTCCTGTGGGGATGTTACAATCACAATTCCATCCACTGGGAGTGACTGGAATACGGTAAGCGGAACATCACCGGTTCCTGGTGGCATATCAACGAAAAGATAATCGACATCGCCCCATACGGTCTCATTCCAGAACTGTTTTACCACACCTGCAATTACCGGGCCTCTCCAGATAACCGGTGCTTCTTCATCCTCTAACAAAAGGTTGATGGACATTACCTTGGTTCCATCCTCTGCAACCATCGGAATCATGCCTTCCTCGGTTCCATAGACCTGTCCGTGTACGCCGAACATCTTTGGAATGGATGGTCCTGTGATATCGGCATCCATAATTCCTACTTTATAACCTGCTTTATTCATGGCGCTTGCAAGGGAAGATGTCACAAATGATTTTCCGACACCACCTTTTCCACTGACAACACCGATTACTTTTTTGACATTTGAAGACGCATTCATTGGCTCTCTGAAATCTGCAGAACCCTGATTTGCTTTATTGTGTGAACAACCTTCACAACTTTCTTTTGAACAGCTTGATGCACCACTACATGTACTATTTTCTGGCATATCAAATCCTCCTGAATTTTCTTTTTTCAAACAAAACAAACACACTATGCTGCCATGCAACAACCATGTTGCTATGCAACCATGCTCTAATGCAACTATGTTGCTATGCACCCTATTTAGGATGTTACAGCACTTTTGTCATTATACTATCTTTCTACCTTTTTTCCAAGGCTTTGACAGTACTTTTGCAAGTACAATCTCTTTGAGATTCTCCTATGCTTCCTCGTGTACGCGCTGTTTTGCCGCCGCAATAATACTCTTTGGGAATGAGACAAACTCTAATAGTTTTATTGCATTTCTTGAGGTTGCCGGCTCTTCTTTTAATAAGTAATCAAAAACAATATCCTCTTCTCCGATGTCCTCGGAAAAATGGTAGTTTACATAACTATCATTCCAGCCATCGGTCAGTTCTTTATCGTGCGATGCCACAAAGGAAATACAGTTCTTTGTGGAAAGATAATCTAAAATCGCCTTCGATGCCGCAATTCGCTCCTCCGTATTGGTTCCGCGCAAAATTTCATCAATGGCACAAAATGTGATTTTATCTTCCTCTAGGCTATCAATAATACGCTTTAAATATTTTATCTCTTTGATGAAGTAACTTTCCCCTGCAAGAATGTCATCTGCAACTGCCATTGATGTAATCACATGCATTCTTGGAAGACACATACTTTTCGCCGTCACCGTGTGAATGGATTGCGCCAGAATCAGGTTCACTGCCACCGCTTTGATAAACGTGGATTTCCCAGATGCATTTGAACCGGTAATGATACAGCTTTTCTCTAATTCCATCGAATTGCTGACCGGATGCTCTAGCAAGGGATGATACAACTCCGTAAATTTCAACCGGCGGTCTTTTTCAAACTCCGGCAGCGCCACATAGGGAACGCTCTCCCGGAAAGATGCAATTGAAATTGAGGCATCTAACTCCCCTACTATTTTGTAAATGTCCAGATATTCCGGCACATACTGTTCTAACTTTTTCATGATTTTGTCATAGGAAATCAGATGCCACATCGTCGCGCCTATCAGATAATCCTGAAATATTGCAAATGGGTCTCCTGAGTACTGAAGCGTTTTCTGCCTCTGCAATGCCACAACTCCACGGCTTATTTTGCCAAACAGGTTTGCCTTTTCCCCTAATCCGTCACAAATACCGTCCTGTTCATAATCTCTTGCAATATGGGAGGCCGCCTGAATCAGGAATGCAACCGTACCAAGCATTTCAAGTTCAACCTCGTACTTTGACTTTGCAATTACATAAGTCATGATATTAAAAAGAAAGAGAACTGCAAATACCGTGACTGCCCGGATATCTCTGGTAAGCGGAATCGCAAGCAGCGAGAATAACAGCAATATTTGCTGCAAACGATAACGCTTTATCTCCGGCATTTTAAACTCTGACACACAATCCAGATAGGATGGAATATAATACGCAGACTCATTTTTTCCAAGGTCGGATAACAAATACTCCATATCCATTCGTTTCTTTGGATTCTCTTTCCAATATGAAATCCGCTTTTCCAAAAGTTCGTCTTCCTCTTTTGCAGTGTCACATTTGCGTAATTTGTGATACAAAAGCTCCTCCCCAATGGAACTGTCACAATTGTTTATCCGTGCAAAAACTTTGTCCATCGACAAATCATTCCAGGTAACAGCATCAATTCCTTCTGTTTCGCCAAATGTGTTATGGTAATTATCCACATTTTCTGAAATTTCCACTCTCTTTTTCAACGGATTTGTCCCAAATTTCCCCTCAATGTGTTCTTTTCTTTTATCTTTTGCCACCTTTTTTCCACTGAGCGACATCAGAAGAAACATCCCAAACATAATTGCAAAAAAAGCCAGGAAACCCATTTTTTCTCCTTTTGACATCAAAGTCTTTAAAGTAAGAAAAAGGCAGGAAATCTATGTAGTTCCTGCCTTTTCCTATTTTCTTCTATTAACGCAATGCTTTTCTTAATGCTGCCGAAATTGCTGTTCCGACCACAAAGCATACAATCGCTTCTACCAATCCATTCACGCCGACAAACGCGAGAATGAAAAGGAATGCATTCTTTGCACCAAGTGCTGTTACCATCGACTGTATGTAATCTGTATGGTAAAAACAAATTACTAATACAGACATGAAAAATGTCGTATTTAACAATGGGCAGCAAAGATTGGAAATGGTGAGAGATGCACTTGCCGGCATCTTTGTTTTGCGTAATCCTTTGAAAATTACACCGGTGAGCCATCCCATCAAGATTCTAGTTGGAACGCACACAAAAAATGTTGCAACCGGGTTAATGCTAAGAAGCATTGCTCCAAACGCACTCATTCCAAAGCACTGAATGAAACTTGTGATACCAAATACACCACCTAAAATTGCTCCAGCTGCTGGTCCTAATGTTACTGCTCCTACCGCTACTGGCACTACAATTAAGGTAATCTCTAATCCTGCTGTTTTGATGTAACCAATTGGGGTAAAAGCCATGATTAAAATAATGGCAACTAACAATGCCATTTCCACGAAATATTTTGTGGAAAACGTCTTTTTACTCATAGTCTCTTCCTTCTTTCTATATGCTATGTATTTCCTATCCGTAGCCGTTCTTTTGAATCGACTCGGACAAGCAAGTTCTAGTATAGCACTTTGTGAAAATATTATCAATAAGGTTATAAAAAAAGACATTGCAGCGTTTTCTTTCGAATTCACTGCAATGTCTTGCATCTATTGATAGCAAATCTTATTTGTTACCCATTTCAGCTTTTAATGCTGCTGTTAATGCTGGAACAATCTTATTTAAGTCTCCTACCATACCGTAATCAGCTACATCGAAGATTGGAGCATCTTCATCTTTGTTGATTGCGATGATAAGATCAGAATCTTCCATACCTGCAACGTGCTGGATTGCTCCAGAAATACCGATTGCGAAGTAAATCTGTGGACGAACTGTTTTACCTGTCTGTCCAACCTGAAGATCTACTGGTAACCAGCCATTTTCAACAACGGCACGGGAACAGCTTACGGTACCACCAAGTACTTCTGCTAAATCCTCTAATAATTTGAAGTTCTCTTTAGAACCAACACCACGTCCACCAGAAACTAAGATCTTAGCGTCCATGATATTTGCTGTTGTCTTAACAGCTTTTACGATATTTAAGATTTCAACATATCTGTTGTCTGGTGTGAATCCAGGATTGAACTCTTCTACGTTTGCTTTTGCACCTTTGATTGGAGCAATTTTCTGCATAACACCAGGACGAACGGTTGCCATCTGTGGACGGTTGTCCGGGCAAGCGATTGTAGCGATTGTGTTACCACCGAATGCAGGACGAGTCATTAATAACTGGTTATGTTTCTGTTCCTGTCCAGCAACTGCTTTGAGTGGGAAATCACCAATCTCAAGAACAGTACAGTCTGCTGTAAGACCTGTTTTTACTCTTGCTGATACAGTAGGACCAAGATCACGTCCGATTGCTGTAGCACCTACTAACATAATTTCAGGTTTGTATTTGTTGATTACAGATGCAAGTGCATGTGCATATGGCTCTGTTCTGTAATCTTTTAATTCTGGATCATCAACAAGGATGACTCTGTCAGCGCCGTATTCAGCTAACTGATCTGCAAGTCCTTTTACACCGGAACCAAGAAGTACTGCTGTAACTTCTGTGTTTAAATCTTTTGCTAAGTCTTTACCTTTGCCGAGCAATTCGAATGCTACGCCATCTAATACGTTATCTACCTGCTGTGCAAAGACAAATACTCCTTTATATTCTTCTAAACCCATTTTATTCACCACTTTTCCTTATTTTTATTAGATAATATGTTTCTCTTTGAATTTACCGATTAATGCGCTTACTAATTCATCTGCAGAATCGCCAGGTAACATTTCGCCTGCTCCCTTTGGTACCTTATCAGATGCTTTTGCAATCTTAGTAGGTGAACCTTTTAAACCAAGGTCAGAATCATCTACATCTTTTAAGTCTGCTCTGCCCCATACGGTTACTTCTTTGTCAAATGCATCGAAGATTCCGCCTGGAGTCATGTAACGTGGCTCGTTTAATTCGGAAAGAGCTGTTACTAAGCAAGGCATTTTTGCTTTTAATTCATGATATCTGTCTTCGAACTGACGCTGTACAATAACAGAATCACCTTCTACTTTGATACCCTGTGCATAAGAAATTACTGGAAGTCCAAGATGTTCTGCAATCTGTGGTCCAACCTGAGCGGTATCACCATCGATAGCCTGACGTCCTGTGATAATCAAATCATAATCTAAGTTACGAAGAGCTCCAGCGATTGTAGTAGATGTTGCCCATGTATCAGCTCCACCTAATACTCTGTCTGTTACAAGGATTGCTTCATCAGCACCCATTGCTAATGCTTCACGTAATACAGCATCAGCTTTTGGAAGTCCCATTGTAAGAACTGTAACTTTTGCTCCTGTTTCGTCTTTAATTTTAAGTGCTGCCTCAAGACCAGCTTTATCATCTGGGTTCATGATAGCAAGCATTGCTGCTCTATCAAGAGTTCCATCTGGGTTAAATTTAACTCCACCCTTTGTATCAGGAACCTGTTTAATACATACTACGATATTCATGTATTTTCCACTCCTTATGTTATTATATTTGATATGCGGATTGAATCGCGACTATTTCAGTAAAGAACCTGAGATTACCATTCTCTGAACTTCGCTTGTTCCTTCATAAATCTCTGTGATCTTAGCATCACGCATCATACGTTCTACATCGTATTCTCTGATGTATCCGTATCCACCGAATAACTGAACACATTCTGTTGTTACAGCCATTGCTGTTTCAGCAGCAAATAATTTTGCTTTTGCAGCTTCTACAGAGTAAACTTTCTGAGTAGCTTTTGCCATTGCAGCTTTGTAAACTAACATCTGAGCAGCCTCTACTCTTGTAGCCATATCAGCTAATTTGAACTGTGTATTCTGCTGCTGAGCGATAGAACGTCCGAACTGTTTTCTTTCTTTGGTGTAAGCAATTGTTCTCTCTAATGCACCTTCTGCAATACCAAGTGCCTGAGCAGCAATACCGATACGTCCACCATCAAGTGTATGCATAGCGATTGGGAAACCTTTTCCTTCTGGTCCAAGTAATGCATCCTTTGGAATTCTGCAGTCTTCGAAGATTAATTCGTATGTAGAAGAACCACGGATACCCATCTTCTTCTCTTTTGTTCCGAAGGAGAATCCTGGAGCACCTTTTTCTACGATAAATGCGGAGAAGTTCTTTTTCTTTCTTCCTCTCTTATCTTCTGTGATGCTTGTGATTGCGATTACGATATAAACATCTGCAACTTTACCGTTTGTGATAAAGCATTTAGATCCGTTTAATACCCATTCATCACCATCTAATACAGCCTTTGTCTGAGCTCCCTGAGCATCAGTACCAGCACCTGGCTCTGTTAATGCGAAAGCACCTAACTTCTCACCTGTTGCTAAAGGTCTTACATATTTCTGTTTCTGTTCTTCTGTACCGTATGTCATGATAGGATCGATACAAAGAGAAGTATGTGCAGATACAATTACACCTGTAGTTCCGCAAACTTTTGATAATTCTTCTACACACATAACATATGTTAATGGATCACATCCCTGTCCGCCATATTCCTTTGGCACTGGAATTCCCATGAATCCATATTTTCCCATTTTGTCTACTGTTCCCTGTGGGAATACTTCTGTCTCATCCACTTCCTGAGCCAGAGGTTTTACTTCATTCTCAGCAAAGTCTCTGAAAAGAGATCTCGCCATTTCATGTTTCTTGTCTAAAGTGAAATCCATGATTTCAAATCCTCCTTGTTTTTGTGGAGAAAAATCCAATTTCACATTGTGAAATTTGTCCCCTCTGAACGAGGAGAGGATTTTCCTCCTTCATTTTTCTAATTACTGAGCGTCTACTGGTGTCTTTGTACGATCTGCATTGTATACATAGAAACCTTTTCCGCTCTTAGCACCGAGGTTACCACCACGTACCATTTTACGGATTAATGGGCAAGCACGATATTTGCTGTCGCCTGTCTCTTTGTAAAGAACGTCCATAATTGCAAGGCAGATATCAAGACCGATGAAATCACCTAACTCTAATGGTCCCATTGGATGGTTTGCACCAAGTTTCATAGCTGCATCGATACCAGCGATATCAGATACACCTTCCATCTTGATGAAAGCTGCTTCGTTGATCATTGGGATTAAGATACGGTTTACAACGAATCCTGCTGCTTCATTTACCTGTACAGGTGTTTTGCCGATTTCTACAGAAATCTTCTTGATAGCTTCTACAGTTTCAACAGGAGTATTTACACCTGCGATAACTTCGATTAATTTCATACGATCTGCTGGGTTGAAGAAATGCATACCAACCATTGGACGGTTTAATCCGTTTCCGATTTCTGTGATAGAAAGGCTGGATGTGTTAGATGCAAAAATACAATCTGGTTTTGCAATCTCATCTAATTCTTTGAATGTTGTTTTCTTAACCTGCATATCTTCAAATGCAGCTTCAACGATTAAATCACAGTCTTTGCAAAGGTTTTCTTTTAAACCAGGAGTGATTTTAGCAACGATTGCATCAACAGCTTCCTGTGTCATTTTTCCTTTTTCTACAAGTCTTGCATAGCCTTTTTTGATTTTTTCTTTTCCAGCTTCTGCCCACTCCTGTTTGATATCACAGAGTGCTACTTCATATCCATCTACCTGAGCAAATGCTTTTGCAATGCCCTGTCCCATTGTTCCTGCGCCAATAACTCCAACTTTCATGTTAGTTCTCCTTTTTATATAAAAACTATAATGTATTACTGCTTACGTAAACGGAACAGCCTGCCGCAGCAAGCCGTTCCAACTATGTAATCTTAGTATTTCTCAACGATTGTAGAGCAGCCCATTCCGCCACCGATACATAAAGTAGCAAGACCTCTCTTAGCATCTCTCTTCTGCATCTCATGTAATAATGTAACTAAGATACGGCATCCTGATGCTCCAACCGGATGTCCAAGTGCGATTGCACCACCGTTTACATTTACTTTAGACATATCGAATTTCAAATCTCTTGCAACAGCGATTGACTGAGCAGCGAATGCTTCGTTTGCTTCGATTAAGTCCATATCGTCGATTGTAAGTCCTGTTCTCTCTAATACTTTTCTTGTAGAAGCAACTGGTCCAACACCCATGATTTCAGGTTCAACACCACCGAGTGCTCCAGCTACCCATGTAGCCATTGGTGTAACACCAAGTTCTTTTGCTTTTTCTTCGCTCATAACAACGATTGCAGCTGCACCATCGTTGATACCGGAAGCATTACCAGCTGTAACAAGTCCGCCTTCTTTTCCAGAACAGCATCTTAATTTTGATAAAGATTCTGCTGTTGTACCTGGACGTGGTCCTTCATCTTTTACGAAATCAACGATTTCTTTCTTAACTTTTACTGGTACTGGTACGATTTCATCATCGAATTTACCTTCAGCAATAGCTTTTTCACATTTCTGCTGGCTGTTTGCTGAGAACTCATCTAATTCTTCTCTTGTAATGCCATATTTATCACATACGTTCTCTGCTGTAATCATCATGTGGTAATGATTGAATGCATCTGTTAATGCATCGTTTACCATTGTATCGATGATTGTTGCATTGTTCATACGATATCCAAAACGAGCTTTTGTCATAGCGTATGGAGCCATGGACATGTTTTCCATACCACCTGCTACAACGATGTCTGCCTGACCAGCAAGAATCTGTGCTGCTGCTTCATTGACACATTTCAAACCGGAACCACAAACTACGTTCAAAGTAACTGCTGGTACTTCAATTGGTAATCCTGCTTTGATAGATGCCTGACGTGCAACGTTCTGTCCCTGTGCTGCCTGGATAACACATCCCATAAGAACTTCGTCAACCTGTTCTGGTTTTACTCCAGCTCTCTTTAATGCTTCTTTGATTACGATTGCTCCTAATTCTGGTGCTGGAGTATTGCTTAATGCTCCACCCATTTTACCAATTGCGGTACGGCATGCGCCTGCTAAAACTACTTTTCCTGCCATTTTCTCGTCTCCTTTTTCTAATAGGTTTCGCTCTGATACTGTTAATTTTTTAACAATATTTGGGCTAAAAAAAAATAAATTTCAAATATTTCATTTAAAATTTATGTTTTCATGGTCGTGAAGTCATAAAACAGCTTGTTTTCCGCTTGTTTACTGACTTTTTCTTACTTCCTCATGCTATCACACTTTACTCTGAAATGCAAGATATTTCTTCTTATTTTTTTCAGTTCCTTTTCGTTGTGGTATCGCATGACCATACCAATATCCCGTATTTTCGGGCTTTTTTTGTTAAAAACTTAACATTGTTTTTTCTAAAAATTAGCAAAAAGAAAGCAGAATTTGTGCACAATACACAATTCTGCTTTCTAATGTGAACGCTATCATTTTTTTAATAAAAGACATGATTTCCGATTACGGTTCCCTGAATGATTCCGTTGTTTCTTCTAAAGTAAAGACAGTTTAACGTAATCTGTCCATCCAGTACCGCCTGTGCTGCCTGCAGACATTCTGCATTGACACCTGCCTCCAGCCGGTACGCCAGCCTGCCGCTTGCCACCGGCGAAAATTGTCCGCTCTGATAAATAACGCCTGCAATCGTACCCGGAAAATAAGAACTTTTTACACGGTTGATGACGACACTTCCAACGGCAAGTTTTCCCTCGTAAGATTCTCCTTCTGCCTCACACTGGATAATGGCTCCTAACAGATAAAGATCCCCATCCGCCGGCACTACGGTAACGTTGGAATAGTCCTCCTGTTCCTGCGCCTTGATTGCCTCTAGTCTTGCGGCGTCTTCTTTTGCCTTTTGTAATTCGAGCTGTTCCTCGTAAGCCTCCATATCGGAAATCTGTTTCTCTAAATCCGATACATTCGACTGCGCATCCTGCAAATCTTGTGCCGCCTCATTGATTTTTGCCTGTGTCGAGGAAATCAGACTGCTTACATTCTCTTTTTTCTTCTGTGCTTCCTGCTGCATTGCCACAAGTTCTTCCTTTTGAGAGGACAGCTCCTCTTTTTGTGCTGCAATGTCCTCCTGAAGCTTGTTATAAGTTTCTAGCATATTACGGTCGTATTCATTAATTTCCTTAATATATTCTGTCCGGTTAAAAAAATCGGATACGGACTCTGACTCAAGCAGCATCTGAAGCATTGTTGTATTCCCATTCTCATACATGTACTGAATGCGAATCTTCATATCTTCATACTGCTTCTTCGAATCCTCCTGTGCTTTCGTAAGCTTTGCATCGGTCTCCTCAATCTCTTCTTCCTTCTCCTGAATCTGTTCCTCTAAATCATTCAATTCACCCGTGACCGTTGAAAGCTGTTTATTTAACCCGGACAAGTCCCCTTCTAAACCCGCTTTTTCATCCGCAATATCGTCTGCGGCATTCTGCGCATCCTCTTTTTGTCTCTGTAAATCTTCTACTTTAGAATGTGCATCATCAATATCCGATTGTGTCGTCTCTGCAAAAACAGAACCGGTACATAAAAAACTGCATAAAAGAATAAGTGCAATCATTCTTGTTACTCTATTTTTTTTCATTGTAATCTCCTAAATTCATCCATCTAACGACATGATAGCAGATTGTATTTCACGTTTCAATATGATAAAATTAGTTATATTTAGCAGAATATTTTTGTTTTGGATAATAAAGGAGGGATATTCATGCAATTTGTAAAAACAGCGGATTTAAAGCCTGGAATGCGGCTTGCAAAACCGATTTACAACCGGATGGGTGTTCTTTTGTACGAGCGTGATACAAAACTTACCATTCAGGGTATCAACAGTATTGAGAATTTTGGTCTTATCGGTATCTTTATCTTAGAGCCTGCGGAGCCACTTCCACCGCTTTCCAAGGAGGATTTGGAATTTGAACAGTACCAGACGGTTTATCTGTTCAAACTTCGTGAAAACATCAAAAAAATTCAGGAACAGAAGAATCCGGAAACTTTGCACGAACTTGTCGAGGACATCATCAAACGATATGGTTCCTTAGATCACCGTTTAAACTTCACGCAAAACCTTAGAAGCTCTGCCGACTTCACCTACAAGCATGCCATCAGCACTGCCATTTTAACTGCTTTGATTGGAAAGCAGATGGAGCTTTCCCATACGGAAAAGATGATTTTGGTGTACGCTTCTCTTCTATATGATATTGGATACTTAAACGTTCCTTATTCGATTTTAGATAAAGGGAAAAATCTTTCGTCTGAGGAAAAGGAGCTCGTACAACGTAAACTTGAGAACGGTTATCAGCTTCTTCACCCGGAGTACAA
This genomic window from Roseburia sp. 831b contains:
- a CDS encoding MutS-related protein; this translates as MSLSGKKVAKDKRKEHIEGKFGTNPLKKRVEISENVDNYHNTFGETEGIDAVTWNDLSMDKVFARINNCDSSIGEELLYHKLRKCDTAKEEDELLEKRISYWKENPKKRMDMEYLLSDLGKNESAYYIPSYLDCVSEFKMPEIKRYRLQQILLLFSLLAIPLTRDIRAVTVFAVLFLFNIMTYVIAKSKYEVELEMLGTVAFLIQAASHIARDYEQDGICDGLGEKANLFGKISRGVVALQRQKTLQYSGDPFAIFQDYLIGATMWHLISYDKIMKKLEQYVPEYLDIYKIVGELDASISIASFRESVPYVALPEFEKDRRLKFTELYHPLLEHPVSNSMELEKSCIITGSNASGKSTFIKAVAVNLILAQSIHTVTAKSMCLPRMHVITSMAVADDILAGESYFIKEIKYLKRIIDSLEEDKITFCAIDEILRGTNTEERIAASKAILDYLSTKNCISFVASHDKELTDGWNDSYVNYHFSEDIGEEDIVFDYLLKEEPATSRNAIKLLEFVSFPKSIIAAAKQRVHEEA
- a CDS encoding LytTR family DNA-binding domain-containing protein, whose translation is MKIKIEIDEALTEDEVVIRCQSLTEQIGSIQRAISDIISTKERFCFYKDTTEYYLPLDSILFFETEGGEIHAHTKDDIYRTKYKLYELEEILPGCFMRVSKSTILNTNHIYSIHRNLTAASVVAFGGCHKQVFVSRYYYKPLVSKLEEKRLHQ
- a CDS encoding electron transfer flavoprotein subunit alpha/FixB family protein; the protein is MGLEEYKGVFVFAQQVDNVLDGVAFELLGKGKDLAKDLNTEVTAVLLGSGVKGLADQLAEYGADRVILVDDPELKDYRTEPYAHALASVINKYKPEIMLVGATAIGRDLGPTVSARVKTGLTADCTVLEIGDFPLKAVAGQEQKHNQLLMTRPAFGGNTIATIACPDNRPQMATVRPGVMQKIAPIKGAKANVEEFNPGFTPDNRYVEILNIVKAVKTTANIMDAKILVSGGRGVGSKENFKLLEDLAEVLGGTVSCSRAVVENGWLPVDLQVGQTGKTVRPQIYFAIGISGAIQHVAGMEDSDLIIAINKDEDAPIFDVADYGMVGDLNKIVPALTAALKAEMGNK
- a CDS encoding 3-hydroxyacyl-CoA dehydrogenase family protein, which produces MKVGVIGAGTMGQGIAKAFAQVDGYEVALCDIKQEWAEAGKEKIKKGYARLVEKGKMTQEAVDAIVAKITPGLKENLCKDCDLIVEAAFEDMQVKKTTFKELDEIAKPDCIFASNTSSLSITEIGNGLNRPMVGMHFFNPADRMKLIEVIAGVNTPVETVEAIKKISVEIGKTPVQVNEAAGFVVNRILIPMINEAAFIKMEGVSDIAGIDAAMKLGANHPMGPLELGDFIGLDICLAIMDVLYKETGDSKYRACPLIRKMVRGGNLGAKSGKGFYVYNADRTKTPVDAQ
- a CDS encoding acyl-CoA dehydrogenase, producing MDFTLDKKHEMARSLFRDFAENEVKPLAQEVDETEVFPQGTVDKMGKYGFMGIPVPKEYGGQGCDPLTYVMCVEELSKVCGTTGVIVSAHTSLCIDPIMTYGTEEQKQKYVRPLATGEKLGAFALTEPGAGTDAQGAQTKAVLDGDEWVLNGSKCFITNGKVADVYIVIAITSITEDKRGRKKKNFSAFIVEKGAPGFSFGTKEKKMGIRGSSTYELIFEDCRIPKDALLGPEGKGFPIAMHTLDGGRIGIAAQALGIAEGALERTIAYTKERKQFGRSIAQQQNTQFKLADMATRVEAAQMLVYKAAMAKATQKVYSVEAAKAKLFAAETAMAVTTECVQLFGGYGYIREYDVERMMRDAKITEIYEGTSEVQRMVISGSLLK
- a CDS encoding electron transfer flavoprotein subunit beta/FixA family protein gives rise to the protein MNIVVCIKQVPDTKGGVKFNPDGTLDRAAMLAIMNPDDKAGLEAALKIKDETGAKVTVLTMGLPKADAVLREALAMGADEAILVTDRVLGGADTWATSTTIAGALRNLDYDLIITGRQAIDGDTAQVGPQIAEHLGLPVISYAQGIKVEGDSVIVQRQFEDRYHELKAKMPCLVTALSELNEPRYMTPGGIFDAFDKEVTVWGRADLKDVDDSDLGLKGSPTKIAKASDKVPKGAGEMLPGDSADELVSALIGKFKEKHII
- a CDS encoding acetyl-CoA C-acetyltransferase, with the translated sequence MAGKVVLAGACRTAIGKMGGALSNTPAPELGAIVIKEALKRAGVKPEQVDEVLMGCVIQAAQGQNVARQASIKAGLPIEVPAVTLNVVCGSGLKCVNEAAAQILAGQADIVVAGGMENMSMAPYAMTKARFGYRMNNATIIDTMVNDALTDAFNHYHMMITAENVCDKYGITREELDEFSANSQQKCEKAIAEGKFDDEIVPVPVKVKKEIVDFVKDEGPRPGTTAESLSKLRCCSGKEGGLVTAGNASGINDGAAAIVVMSEEKAKELGVTPMATWVAGALGGVEPEIMGVGPVASTRKVLERTGLTIDDMDLIEANEAFAAQSIAVARDLKFDMSKVNVNGGAIALGHPVGASGCRILVTLLHEMQKRDAKRGLATLCIGGGMGCSTIVEKY
- a CDS encoding ECF transporter S component, which gives rise to MSKKTFSTKYFVEMALLVAIILIMAFTPIGYIKTAGLEITLIVVPVAVGAVTLGPAAGAILGGVFGITSFIQCFGMSAFGAMLLSINPVATFFVCVPTRILMGWLTGVIFKGLRKTKMPASASLTISNLCCPLLNTTFFMSVLVICFYHTDYIQSMVTALGAKNAFLFILAFVGVNGLVEAIVCFVVGTAISAALRKALR
- a CDS encoding cell wall hydrolase, which gives rise to MKKNRVTRMIALILLCSFLCTGSVFAETTQSDIDDAHSKVEDLQRQKEDAQNAADDIADEKAGLEGDLSGLNKQLSTVTGELNDLEEQIQEKEEEIEETDAKLTKAQEDSKKQYEDMKIRIQYMYENGNTTMLQMLLESESVSDFFNRTEYIKEINEYDRNMLETYNKLQEDIAAQKEELSSQKEELVAMQQEAQKKKENVSSLISSTQAKINEAAQDLQDAQSNVSDLEKQISDMEAYEEQLELQKAKEDAARLEAIKAQEQEDYSNVTVVPADGDLYLLGAIIQCEAEGESYEGKLAVGSVVINRVKSSYFPGTIAGVIYQSGQFSPVASGRLAYRLEAGVNAECLQAAQAVLDGQITLNCLYFRRNNGIIQGTVIGNHVFY
- a CDS encoding Mrp/NBP35 family ATP-binding protein, whose protein sequence is MPENSTCSGASSCSKESCEGCSHNKANQGSADFREPMNASSNVKKVIGVVSGKGGVGKSFVTSSLASAMNKAGYKVGIMDADITGPSIPKMFGVHGQVYGTEEGMIPMVAEDGTKVMSINLLLEDEEAPVIWRGPVIAGVVKQFWNETVWGDVDYLFVDMPPGTGDVPLTVFQSLPVDGIVIVTSPQELVQMIVKKAYNMAEMMHVPVLGVVENFSYLKCPDCGKEIKLFGESHVDDVADELGLPVLGKMPLDPKYAESADAGKFFEMENPYLEKAVEVLKNLNK